Part of the Porites lutea chromosome 14, jaPorLute2.1, whole genome shotgun sequence genome, CCGGCCACTTACTTCAGCAAATTACaagacaaaatttaaatatgtaAATTAAAACATCCAGAAAATCGTGCCAAAATCAACTTTAGTTTTACGTACCTACAATCATCCTAGTAAGGTACATATATTATTGGACATAAATCTCCAAGGAGCAAGTCTAAATTCGTTAAAGATCGGCTCAAAAATCATTGTCTGAGATTTCCATACAATGCCCATGTACATATCTCCATCAAGACAAATAGAACTTTTTTTGTCCGTCTTTGCTCTCCTCGACCTCGCTACAGGGTGTCCCataagttcgttcctctacttcaTGAGTCTGTATTTCAGTACGATTGAACTTGTTAAGCAaatcattgaaaaaaaagttgtgtctttcaatctaattcactattttcatacttgttgtgccatcttttgactcgaatattcgatttgtgtactcCCGCCCTAAAGGTGCCCGTGtgcgagtatattttccagccacatttttttgtattttatagcccgaattgctcgaactccttcctcgtattttgtgaatatcacgaaAGATAAACCCCCTTAATGCAAAAAAGTTCAGCTAGGTGAGAGCATAAGCACGTATACTTCGGTTTACTGGCTTATCTTTTGTAGAAACTGCTAAAGAActggaaaaatccgaatgttgggtggtaaaatgatcatggagaaatgaaggttttgaaggcaagaaacgaAGGGGAAGACCAAAATTCCTGAAGAaagcagctaaaatagttttaaagaaggctagATACAAAGTAGGAGACTCAACAAGGAAGGTCTCACATAGTTAGAGAGCCAAGTCCAGAAATGGTCATGAAAAGCTATGTAAAATGTAACGCCCAGCTggtctcaaatttgtaaagaagtatACAAAAGCCTTGCTGTGGAAGGAGGATGAATTTCCATGAACATATATACTTTTTAGCtgcctaaaataaacaaataatgtttGGGGGTGGACTGGCTCCAGcgcaccaggtgataaaaaagctcaaaatggatcATCTGTGGGTCTACGCGCTGTATCCCACTTCATGCCGCAAtggctacagaatgtgataaaaaatcaacaagCGCATGCCAGTTACCGAAATTCTGAATGCATGTACTCGGtagagaaataaacatcttctagaaatttcatgtaaaaataaagttttgatcaaaagttatagtgcatgaaattagaggaacgaacttttgggacaccctgtaaaTGGTAATGGAGTTTGAAGGAACACAAAGTATCTTAAAAGCACCATTTTCTCTGCCGCTTCTGTCGTATTGCTTAAGCATCACCTGTGCCCCGAATCCAATCATcttgattttttctttcatcactGCCGTGTGTTAGTTTTATGTTTGGGGCAGTTTTTTCTTATTGACGATGGAACTAAACGAAAAGTATTAAGGTAAAGGACCATCCAGAacatttttccatttatttttaaaaagaaaagttttctaAAATTAGTTTCCTGCTTTTCATCATAACCATGCTCTTCAGTTGCATTTCAACAGTTAATCACTGTGATGGTTATCATTAGCCTGGgtaggctgttttttttttttttgacttggAAGGAGGCGCTTCAGTATTTCGTTCTTCGGCATGTCGGCTTCAAAATGAAATTGCCTTTATTTCATATGAACAAAAACTGTAACATTTAACGTGTCCTTTGCCATGGACCTAGATTTCTATGTATGTGGTAAATATACTTGACTTTTAAGAGGATTCTCAATAGGTTTTTCAAATCCCGATCTGCCGATCTCACCGCTTCGCTTCAGTAATCCCGCTGCAAATTGGCTTTATCGCGCATCCCGTGTGCTTACTTGAAAACCGATTATCGCCCCAATTTTTTCTGAAATGCTGAATCCGAGCCCAGACTTCAATTAagtcaaatcccggatcccgaaaaacctattggAGACCCTCGTTTAACGTCCCGTAGTTACTAAAGGCCTGTCGCTATCTTTGTTAGAGGAGCCTTTAACATACGATAGTGTGATGTCCCCAAAAGCAGTCATTCTCCAGTGATCTTACTTACATGTTATGCTATATACAATTGCATGGAAGATATAGATGTTGTAAATCGTATATTCAGTAATGAGTCCTTCAAACGGGGGCACTTATGTCTTAGTCCATAGTTTTGGCCGATAATGTGGGAGTGGGGGCGCCAATTCAAAAGGGGGTGCTATTTCGAGCGTTATCGTTAAAATAGGCAAAATCTCTTTCTGTAACAGAAAGATATAGAACTTGGCTTGGCCATGAGATGAATGTTCGGGGATTTTGGCCCTGAATGAACTGCATTATTCCCTAGACTTGAGTCTTCGATTTATGAACATGCCGTTTCTTTGATGCCTGCCTCCTCTTGACGCCAGATGTCACCTTCACTTTAGAGCGTCCGGAAATGTAGCCTCTTATCTGGCCAGGCTGCATTGCAGGCGTCCATGGAGTTGCTATGTTTGGTACACCTGGTTGCATTGGCATCATACTGTTGAACTGCGGATATGGCATTGGTGACATCATGCTATTCATTTGGGAGGCCATGCTTGGCTGGTAATTAACCCTCGAAAATGCTGCGATGTCAGGCCTCCCTATCGGCGAACCTCCAGCCATTTGAGGAAGTTCTCCAGTCGCTGGTATTACTGTAGTCTGCTCTGCCGGCATGACTACATTTGGCGACAGATCTATACCTTGACTTGCTGTTGGAGTGAAAGATGTCATTGCGACCGGTTGAGAGGAAGGCATAAAGGGCACCACCGAAGGTACCCGACCTGGGACGAGTGCTTGCTGAGTTCCAAGCGAGTCACCCTTACGCTGTCCCTTCAGAAGACTGGTATCTTCACCGTCTGAATCTTCTTGGATTGTGAATGGAAGATTGTGCATGCGAATCATCCCGGGAACTTTATCGTCAACATTATCCATAGGGTTTACTCGTGCGTTCAATAAGGCGTCGTCTTGGTTTGAAGCTTTGCTGATTCGTTTTTCCATCTCGTCGCCAAATTTGTCATCTTGATTATTGAACATTTTTATCTCTTCACTTTCTTCACCTTCCTCGTCATCTACATACAACAAAAAGTAATTAATCATtataattttagtttccaaggaAACTCGTCACTCATATCGTAGTTTGGGATGCTTTTGTTTACATAATCCACGTTAGATTCTcgataaataatattattatttattcaaaatatttccccaattcttattggttaaaagcacacgcataattcaccataaccagttactggtgaccaaatttggaagaattttgtgtttaacgaggaaatgacgtcaaaactgcagccttctacaggtgaacgcaccgttaaccgagaagacctggggacgaggttgagttgttttctttcagctatgcttttaaactaggaattattttgaatgaataataaagcaattaatgaatgcagatgtcggagggtgttatccaccttgtCCTTCGGCCTCTGTAGATAACACCATCCTCGAtttgcttaattcttcatatcctactcagcctcattcattaattgctaaatgaAAGTAATCATAATAAAAATAGTATAATAACGACTGTTGTGCAGGCTAGCTACCTTGAGTGGGCAAGCTACAGGTTGATCGACTGCCCTTTTCACAGTGTTTTCACCCCATTGAAGATTTCCGAATCATACTTTTGGAGATTTCAAGAGATAACAAgaggatttttttcttcagagttATTTATAACGCAAAAGGAATCAAAAATTTCCATTCAGAAACGTGACGAGAATATGCCGAGGAGGTACACGTAATGGATCCCTATCAACTGTGACAAATAACCATATCCGAAACGTATTATATACATCGGCATAACGTTTGCAAGAGTCATCAACGGTGTAATTGCATTCACCAAACAGAAGACTCTAACCAACAAAAGAGTAAGTCAGAGTCATTTTTATTGAGTCTATCTGTCAGTCTAGAAATGCCAATTGAAATCATATGAAATCAATATGGACTGTTTAACAATGTTTTTAGCAATTGCTCTTCCCCATTCTGATAAAAAGACTTTGTTTGTTTGGGAGAAGATAATCACTTACCATAATGTTTCTTTAAGTAAGGCTCCAAGTTGGGTACTTCCGTCTCTTGGTTTTCCCCAAGCTGATGATTTTCATCGGTCCCAATACTGTCTGCCAAATATTGAACATCAGAAGCAGAATTACTTGTTTGCTCACTTGTAGTCTCTCCCTGCTCCAACTGCCGATTATTCTGATCTTCCCTATAAAGTGCCGTGTCTGATCCATCCGATGTTTTGTCCGGGGACTCCGTTATGGCCTCGTTGTCATCTTGGTGAAGTTTCTCTGCGAACTCCTCGCTCTCGCTATTTTGCCACATATCGTTGTGAGGTTCCTTTTCGTCTTCGTCATCGTCGTATACCACGACACGAAGTTTTGGACTTTTGCGGCTAGCGTGAACATGTTTTCTGGAATGCCGCAGCTTTCTCAGTAACCTATCGTCGTTTTCTTCAGAAGTTTCTCTCTCCTCTGTTGGATAATCATCTACTTGTTTGTGAATGTCGTTTTCCTTGCCATCATAATCTTCATCGTCTTCTAGCGTCGTTTCTTCGATTTGTGGCTTCCGGTTTAGCTTACGGTGCGGTTTTGTAAATGATCCTTTGCCTATGTACTTCTCACTGCCGCCTTCGTCAACTTGATCCTCGTCATCTTCGTGACCGCCTTTAAATCTGGTGTGCATTTTATGTCTCATTGACTTTGGTTTGAAGTGAAAAACAATTGATTGTTGCTTTATGTTATACATGTCCTTAACACGAGCTTTATTCCGATGCTTATATTTATGAGGCCTTTTATATCTTCCAACTTTACTTGATTCCATTTTATTAATTGTTTCCGTTCCCTTGGAATTCCCCATAAAAACATCCGCGGGTTTATTTTTTCTGAGGCTCTTTGCTTTCTTTAAAGCTTGGATGAGTCGAAGAAGGCCTTCAATATTCGCGTTACTGAGTTTTAAACTGCTGTAGTCATGAGCCTCAAATTCATGAGCTGAAGAAGTGGAGTTTTGGGCAACCTTCGAGACATCCTTTTTGACTTCCATTAAACTTGTGCCTGTATCTGCTTTTCCTGCACTCATATCATCGGTCTTAATTTTCACTGGTTGTGCATGCTGCCTGCTGTTGTCATGGATAGAgctgcttttattgtttttattatcgGTTTTATCACTACTCATCACTTTTATTCTGTTGGTTGCTTCACTTAAATCAAAGCCCAGCTGTTGATTGTTTcggttttccttctttttttcactttcatcgCTGCTGATAGCCTTCAGTATGTTGCTCACACGCGTCTTTGTCTTATTTTGACCTCCAACACTAACCGGGTTGCCATGATCTTTATCACTACTGGGAAGGCTCTGATTCCCTTTATAGCTAGCTAAGAACAGACGAATTGCTCTTCTCAGCTTTGCAAGGACAGACGCCATGCTACTTGGTGCAGCATCATTAGGAACGTTTACACCAGAAGTAAAGTTTACTTTGTTTCGTCTGTCTGAGTCTAGAGAAGCTAGATTGCGAGCAAAAGAAAGAATGTTGCCATCTTCTTCGTCTTCATTGTTTGCGTCCTGAGAATCTCCAGCCACATTACCCCTGTCTCCTTTACCAGTGCTTTTATTGTTCAGGGCACTGGTTGCCGAGATCTCAttagtattgttattattttgacTTCTAAAAGCCTGTAGAGCACGAGTTAAGGCGTCTGTGCTAATCTTTATGCAGTCTTTGTTTGCAATTGTTCGTTTGAGGAGGTTATCTACTTCACGGCGCACCTCGTCAAAGGGTAGAAAATGAACAGCTCCGTTCGAATCCTTGTGTTGAACAACTTCCACCGATCCGTCATGGCGCCTGGGGAAAAAACGTTCGAGAGCGTTTTGAATACGTCTCAAAAGCGGGACATCTCCAGGCACCACAAGTGAATGCGGCATAAAAGGAAGTACTGGACGCCTTAATCTATGCATCATGCTATTATGCGCTCTTCTTCTACTACCACAGTTCTTATAAAACTCAACCAGTTTATCCAACACGTTTTTTTGTAGTGTTGAAAGGGAAACGTTTTTCAGTTCCAATAGTAGACCATGGCCTCGTCCGATTCTGAAATGTCGAAAGCTTAAGTTAAGTTTATGCGCTGTGCTGGGGTTAAGACGAATTTCAAACGTGCGTGTTTTATCGCCCGGGAGACGGACTGGTGTCCAACGCTGTGTGGCCTGGCCTGTTGATCCTATGTTTAGTCCCCCGAGTAGATCCTTGGCCGTTAGGTTCTTACGAAGTGATATCATGACGTCTGCCGGAACGAACAACAATTTGATATTTTTACGTTGGTTTCCTTGCTCTTCCGCAgctaatggaaaaaaaatcaaagatgtTAGTGAAATTTGTCTTGATGCTTGATACTGCGATATGCCAAATTATGTTGGTTTAGTTTTCACTTGACGTCAATAAAATtcaaagggttcttggttttgtgatagagtgcGCTTGAagttctaagcttttgcgttaCGCGACATTTACATGACGGTCAAGAGAGCTGTTATGTAGGTTAAAGAAAATGACTTATTtcgaaaaagtattactttaacgTTTCTCGAGTTTctcgaggaataaattcacgcttttgtagcaaaactcggtaacagaggTTTCTGTTGggttccgtccgccatgttggagctcattcaggtgagcaccagcatggcgtctccatacaaatctttaTAAGTTTGAGTAAActtttcttcggatatctcgtatacgaagtattcctctgacctgaatcttggcgagggtctttgtatatgtacctcctttcatttcccagtttctggactttatcaattgaacggttttgatttttattttgatatattttgaatggcgtgacactgaaaaccagcaattctATTCTACCTGTTAGCTTCATGGTGGTCAATTTGGTCGAAATATTCTTCCgtagttttgtctttttttatcacatgggattaaaaaatggcaaagaaagtTTTATTCAAGAGATAATATCATGTATGAAAGACGAAACTGTTGATTGGCGCTTGCTTAGTAGAAATCGCTGCACACCTCAGTATTGTGAAGTTAGGAGACTGGAAACAACTTACCAAGACAGAAGGAGGCAAGAGTCAGCATCATCAACGTACTGATCATCATGTTAGCACAAATAAGATGTCCCTTTATTACCGACTATATCCTTTCGTCCTAAAGAATGCCGATGCGTACATTAGATATTGCATGTGATATTTATTTTGGAAGAATAATTTAACAGAGTGTCTGTTAAGTCAATGAATGCTAGGACACTAAAAAACCGTTGTTTCCTCTATTGATTCTCAATAGGCCACTTCGTGGTTctaaaaaccctcactttcaaaatgtgGCCAattgcacaacctttcttgtgaaaatatgttttatttcTATGAGagtgaaaaatcatttccatatcaaaggctaagcacttaacctcgttttgatacagaggcccgggggaactcggaaatggcctgtttAAACCGTACTTCTCAACGTCAATAGGTGTACTGTATCATTCCCTAAGGCCCCGTCAAATAGAGATAGAAGGGTCAACC contains:
- the LOC140923916 gene encoding uncharacterized protein; its protein translation is MMISTLMMLTLASFCLAAEEQGNQRKNIKLLFVPADVMISLRKNLTAKDLLGGLNIGSTGQATQRWTPVRLPGDKTRTFEIRLNPSTAHKLNLSFRHFRIGRGHGLLLELKNVSLSTLQKNVLDKLVEFYKNCGSRRRAHNSMMHRLRRPVLPFMPHSLVVPGDVPLLRRIQNALERFFPRRHDGSVEVVQHKDSNGAVHFLPFDEVRREVDNLLKRTIANKDCIKISTDALTRALQAFRSQNNNNTNEISATSALNNKSTGKGDRGNVAGDSQDANNEDEEDGNILSFARNLASLDSDRRNKVNFTSGVNVPNDAAPSSMASVLAKLRRAIRLFLASYKGNQSLPSSDKDHGNPVSVGGQNKTKTRVSNILKAISSDESEKKKENRNNQQLGFDLSEATNRIKVMSSDKTDNKNNKSSSIHDNSRQHAQPVKIKTDDMSAGKADTGTSLMEVKKDVSKVAQNSTSSAHEFEAHDYSSLKLSNANIEGLLRLIQALKKAKSLRKNKPADVFMGNSKGTETINKMESSKVGRYKRPHKYKHRNKARVKDMYNIKQQSIVFHFKPKSMRHKMHTRFKGGHEDDEDQVDEGGSEKYIGKGSFTKPHRKLNRKPQIEETTLEDDEDYDGKENDIHKQVDDYPTEERETSEENDDRLLRKLRHSRKHVHASRKSPKLRVVVYDDDEDEKEPHNDMWQNSESEEFAEKLHQDDNEAITESPDKTSDGSDTALYREDQNNRQLEQGETTSEQTSNSASDVQYLADSIGTDENHQLGENQETEVPNLEPYLKKHYDDEEGEESEEIKMFNNQDDKFGDEMEKRISKASNQDDALLNARVNPMDNVDDKVPGMIRMHNLPFTIQEDSDGEDTSLLKGQRKGDSLGTQQALVPGRVPSVVPFMPSSQPVAMTSFTPTASQGIDLSPNVVMPAEQTTVIPATGELPQMAGGSPIGRPDIAAFSRVNYQPSMASQMNSMMSPMPYPQFNSMMPMQPGVPNIATPWTPAMQPGQIRGYISGRSKVKVTSGVKRRQASKKRHVHKSKTQV